One window of Edaphobacter dinghuensis genomic DNA carries:
- a CDS encoding CehA/McbA family metallohydrolase: MTLFSFIDADNQCKHQHSSSPLSHLLKHSTHPITRTTFIALFLCLLTSFGTVTCRAQKSTSDLDLHGTITYANRQSYVEIPFEVPKGVTRVTVEFSYTEREQHTAIDLGLFDSERFRGWSGGNKSIFTVSATDATPSYLPGPIVPGRWKLILGVPNIREGVRSEYEAKIHFSHAGDRPEVSTFSSVPLRSGPAWFRGDLHMHDAHSDGSCLSQSGKKVPCPLYKTVETAAERGLDFIAISDHNTISQYNDMRELQPYFDHLLLIPAREITTFQGHANVYGPTDFIDFRLTSPHVPNFNRLLNEVQSLHGILSINHPGIPSGESCMGCGWTVPDTDFSRVTAIEVINGGDADGPHSGIPFWQQQLNNGFRLTALGGSDNHDSDLKARTYSAIGHPTTVIYAANLSENAILDAIRAGHVFVDAQGSKDRAIEFTAKTATSTASMGDEIQSPAGEQIHFTLKMTALADDHPEIILDGESTTLLDPSVAKQNEETRTFDYQSDGKRHWLRVNIRSQSGALLIVGNPVYLNFSKR; the protein is encoded by the coding sequence ATGACATTGTTCTCCTTCATCGATGCTGACAACCAGTGTAAGCATCAACATTCCTCTTCACCGCTCTCCCATCTTCTAAAGCACTCCACTCATCCCATAACGCGAACTACCTTCATAGCCCTGTTCTTGTGCCTGCTTACTAGTTTCGGTACGGTAACGTGCCGCGCACAAAAATCTACCAGCGATCTCGATCTACACGGAACGATCACCTATGCGAACCGCCAGAGCTACGTCGAGATTCCCTTTGAAGTGCCTAAGGGCGTCACTCGCGTAACCGTCGAGTTCTCCTATACAGAGCGCGAACAACACACTGCCATTGACCTCGGCCTCTTCGACAGCGAGCGCTTTCGCGGATGGAGCGGAGGCAACAAGTCGATCTTCACCGTATCGGCAACCGATGCTACTCCCTCCTATCTCCCCGGCCCCATCGTCCCCGGAAGATGGAAGCTGATACTCGGAGTTCCTAATATCAGGGAAGGTGTTCGCTCCGAGTACGAAGCCAAAATTCATTTCTCACATGCTGGCGACAGGCCGGAGGTCTCCACCTTCAGCTCGGTTCCCCTGCGTAGCGGCCCCGCGTGGTTTCGCGGCGATCTGCACATGCACGACGCTCACAGCGATGGCTCATGCCTCAGCCAATCCGGAAAGAAGGTTCCCTGCCCTCTCTATAAGACCGTCGAGACCGCAGCCGAAAGAGGCCTCGACTTCATCGCCATCAGCGATCACAACACCATCTCGCAGTACAACGACATGCGCGAGTTGCAGCCATACTTCGATCATCTGCTCCTGATCCCCGCTCGCGAGATCACCACCTTTCAAGGACACGCCAACGTCTACGGCCCCACCGATTTCATCGACTTCCGGCTCACAAGCCCGCACGTGCCAAACTTCAACCGCCTGCTCAATGAAGTTCAAAGCCTGCACGGCATCCTCTCCATCAATCACCCCGGCATACCATCCGGCGAGTCCTGCATGGGCTGCGGTTGGACCGTTCCCGATACCGACTTCAGCCGAGTCACAGCCATCGAAGTAATCAACGGCGGCGATGCTGACGGCCCACACTCCGGAATCCCGTTCTGGCAGCAGCAACTCAACAACGGCTTCCGCCTGACCGCGCTAGGCGGAAGCGATAATCACGACTCCGATCTCAAAGCGCGAACCTATTCCGCCATCGGTCATCCCACAACCGTCATCTACGCCGCAAACTTATCCGAAAACGCTATCCTCGATGCAATCCGTGCAGGACACGTCTTCGTCGATGCCCAGGGTTCAAAAGACAGGGCCATCGAGTTCACAGCAAAAACGGCTACAAGCACTGCATCCATGGGAGACGAGATTCAATCTCCTGCAGGAGAGCAGATACACTTCACACTCAAGATGACCGCCCTCGCAGACGATCACCCAGAGATCATTCTCGATGGCGAGTCAACCACATTACTCGATCCATCCGTGGCAAAGCAGAACGAGGAGACAAGGACCTTCGACTATCAAAGCGATGGCAAAAGACATTGGCTCCGAGTCAACATTCGCTCCCAAAGCGGTGCGCTGCTCATCGTCGGAAACCCTGTCTACCTGAACTTCTCTAAACGATAA
- a CDS encoding phosphatidylinositol-specific phospholipase C1-like protein, with product MIFKKTIRISCAIAIFVMGGAVLAQQTTTAQQDQRVHLNQIQVIGSHNSYHAGFPPSARNLMEMKSPEGLHGLDYHHAPLANQLSGGVRQIEIDVYADTKGGRYAHPAILGMVAKAGLPADPEFDPHHVMDKPGFKVLHMQDIDVRSTCMTLTACLTDVRGWSKQHPQHLPIFILIETKEGRDRNLPNAVTPEPFTAPVFDALDKEIRSVFAANEMITPDDVRGSAATLVEAIHAGRWPTLAQARGRVIFLLDQRHVEPIYTKGHPSLRGRVLFTNAEPGAPDAAFTEENDGSREEIDALVKQGYLVRTRSDENTDQARTNDTTRRDLALSSGAQMISTDYPASEPSQWTSYVVKFPDGLVARCNPVTKPVGCVDKLLAPPASVR from the coding sequence ATGATCTTTAAAAAGACAATTCGAATCTCCTGCGCCATCGCGATATTTGTTATGGGTGGGGCGGTGCTGGCGCAACAGACAACTACTGCTCAACAAGACCAGCGCGTTCATCTGAATCAGATTCAGGTAATTGGTTCGCACAATAGCTACCATGCGGGGTTTCCGCCAAGCGCGAGGAATCTGATGGAGATGAAGAGTCCCGAGGGATTGCATGGGCTCGACTATCATCATGCTCCGCTGGCCAATCAGTTATCGGGCGGTGTGCGGCAGATAGAGATTGATGTGTACGCCGACACGAAGGGCGGTCGATATGCGCATCCTGCCATTCTGGGCATGGTAGCGAAGGCTGGATTGCCGGCGGACCCGGAGTTCGATCCACATCATGTGATGGACAAGCCGGGATTTAAGGTGCTGCACATGCAGGACATCGATGTGCGCAGCACGTGCATGACGCTGACTGCCTGTCTCACCGATGTTCGTGGCTGGTCGAAGCAGCATCCGCAGCATTTGCCGATTTTTATTTTGATTGAGACGAAGGAAGGCAGGGACCGGAATCTTCCAAATGCTGTGACGCCTGAGCCGTTTACTGCTCCTGTGTTCGATGCGTTAGATAAGGAGATTCGATCTGTCTTCGCGGCCAATGAGATGATTACACCGGATGATGTGCGCGGTAGCGCAGCGACGCTGGTGGAGGCTATTCATGCTGGGAGATGGCCTACGCTGGCGCAGGCTCGCGGTAGAGTGATCTTTTTGCTCGACCAGAGGCATGTGGAGCCGATCTACACGAAGGGGCATCCTTCGCTGCGTGGGCGGGTGCTCTTTACCAATGCAGAGCCGGGTGCTCCCGATGCGGCGTTCACGGAAGAGAATGACGGGTCGCGTGAAGAGATCGATGCGCTGGTGAAGCAGGGGTATCTGGTACGGACACGCTCTGATGAGAACACCGATCAGGCGCGCACGAACGATACGACGCGACGTGATCTCGCACTTTCGAGCGGTGCGCAGATGATCAGCACTGACTATCCCGCGTCGGAGCCTTCGCAGTGGACCAGTTATGTCGTTAAATTTCCGGATGGCCTTGTCGCGAGATGTAATCCGGTGACGAAGCCTGTTGGTTGTGTCGATAAACTTTTGGCGCCTCCCGCCAGTGTTCGCTGA
- a CDS encoding metallophosphoesterase family protein: MKIDRRAFGMMGASALGTLWTQRGWSEVAQAASPSRFHFAVVADPHIIDEFYVKGSENGVEDNESILHTSERLISARDLINSLHPKIEQVFVAGDCFHNYPSADYDFYFKNKTRIDNAKEIFDGFQMPVHLGFGNHDYDVPRVSREMSHRLFAEKLKAKPYSSVDYKGFRFVHLNNFLGARWDRNSPQFDKRLGSLGEEQLNWFEALLNDRRPTVVFIHYPLWLVDATEVRDYGLHPLLRKHSDTIQMVIAGHWHKWVDFAHTYGPQHYVTAATRYDPNAYMLFEADSRSQKLRWMNADLVEWSTHYSKPYRVG; this comes from the coding sequence TTGAAGATAGATCGCCGCGCATTTGGGATGATGGGAGCATCGGCGCTGGGTACACTTTGGACGCAGCGAGGGTGGAGTGAAGTCGCGCAGGCAGCATCTCCTTCGAGGTTTCACTTTGCGGTAGTTGCGGACCCGCACATCATCGACGAGTTTTATGTGAAGGGATCAGAGAATGGCGTGGAGGATAATGAAAGCATTCTTCACACGTCGGAGCGTCTTATCTCGGCGCGGGATCTGATCAATTCGCTTCATCCCAAGATTGAACAGGTTTTTGTGGCAGGGGATTGCTTTCATAACTATCCATCGGCAGACTACGATTTTTATTTTAAGAACAAGACGCGCATCGACAATGCGAAAGAGATCTTTGACGGCTTTCAGATGCCCGTGCACCTGGGCTTCGGCAACCATGACTATGACGTTCCGCGAGTCTCGCGCGAGATGTCGCATCGGTTGTTTGCGGAGAAGCTGAAGGCGAAGCCGTATTCTTCGGTCGACTACAAAGGTTTCCGGTTTGTGCATCTGAATAATTTTTTAGGAGCCAGATGGGACCGGAACTCGCCTCAGTTCGACAAGCGACTTGGCTCGCTTGGGGAAGAGCAGTTGAATTGGTTTGAAGCGCTTCTGAATGATCGCAGGCCTACGGTTGTTTTTATTCACTATCCGTTATGGCTAGTTGATGCAACGGAGGTCCGCGACTACGGCCTACATCCGCTGCTTCGAAAACATAGCGACACCATACAGATGGTGATTGCAGGACATTGGCATAAGTGGGTGGACTTCGCTCATACCTATGGGCCGCAGCATTATGTTACGGCGGCTACTCGCTATGATCCCAACGCTTACATGTTGTTTGAGGCGGACAGCCGCAGCCAGAAGCTGCGATGGATGAATGCGGATCTTGTGGAGTGGTCAACACACTATAGCAAGCCTTACCGGGTTGGATAG
- a CDS encoding TonB-dependent receptor, giving the protein MMQHIGMAGPSGSGRGSAGRWSATQTWGWLRLALAILLLLPALQCYGQFESASVLGYVRDTTSAAIPNSKVTLTNVATGIQQTATTDAEGRYEFSSVQIGSYKVVAEAQGFEGAQTQAFTVTTNARQRVDMTLKAGSVAETVTVSAAPTALETETSSRGQVIGTREVENLPLNGRSYADLVLLAPGVRKSALENQTASSREGSFNVNGQRSAFNNFLLDGLDNNNYGTSNQGFANENIPPSPDAVSEFRVETNNYSAEYGRASGAVINVSTRRGSNQFHGKGYDYLRNTDLNAIGPFQPAGGVKQTFIRNQFGGTFGGPIKKDHTFFFVDYEGLRQIFRNQVTTVTLPNAEQRQGIFLFHYKDPSIAPTPIVLQNPITGTVFTNGNVSAEATPFAKAVLAALPANNATSVTGGGPGAVAYDTIANNYIASPRGTIQDDKGDARVDETFNQKWSMFARYSEHRGTIFDPPTVLGRAGGNGNSNVHLLNRQIAGGTTWVISPTKLLDIRFAYTKNEGAKTPYGQGDPSLLAENGITNGVPTDKSIVRDLNAQSVSGFTQFGAQSSSPQFQNPTIYNPKGNFTWVRGRHSMKFGYEYQAVNTQVNDFNPSYGQDNYAAGYAAVPVCNPAKPVTPCVASNPSDPAQGSNATAQLSQAADLADFLFGNQSSYSLTNYTVVNLRQRFNFMYVQDDIKVSPTLTVNAGLRYEIATPQWERDNKLANFDPTTNTLIQAKNGSIYDRALVHVPMKNWGPRFGFAWSESPKTVVRGGYGISYTQYNRAGGENNLTYNGPNVVNASINNPTPTTADRCVNDTQDQTACFRQMQQGYAVGLTSPSNFDPKKVTSRYIPKNFETGYVQSYFFGFQRELPWGMVMDIAYVGNKGTHLQVLADYNQAAPCLNAGGANCATYQSRRPVPTFGDIEIAYGGNSSTYNSLQAKLEKRVGALYLLNSFTWGRAFDLASGHLETSNGDNSRVNFANPRNDYGPSGYDQPINNTLSIVYDLPYGHGRKFGANSNFLVNAVLGGWQTTVINTSTSGLPFNLNYNSSANNPLYTSDLVTLRPQLTLPGAKIKNPGSKQTKTATALKGYLDGTYLAVPSVALGNTNAYGNISRNKFRSFAYFDTDLGLHKAFNLWSETSKLDFRAEAFNVLNQVDYQAPDSTITDGAFGSITSAYPARQLQLAAKITF; this is encoded by the coding sequence ATGATGCAACACATAGGAATGGCAGGACCGAGTGGTTCGGGAAGAGGATCGGCTGGAAGATGGTCGGCGACGCAAACATGGGGATGGCTGAGGTTGGCGCTGGCCATCCTGCTGCTATTGCCCGCGCTTCAGTGCTATGGGCAGTTTGAGTCGGCTTCAGTGCTCGGTTACGTCAGGGACACCACGAGCGCAGCGATACCGAACAGTAAGGTGACGCTGACGAACGTTGCGACCGGCATTCAGCAGACGGCGACGACGGATGCTGAGGGGCGTTATGAGTTTTCGAGCGTGCAGATCGGATCGTACAAGGTTGTTGCCGAGGCGCAGGGCTTTGAGGGAGCGCAGACGCAGGCCTTTACCGTGACGACGAATGCTCGTCAGCGCGTGGACATGACGCTGAAGGCGGGATCGGTTGCCGAGACGGTGACGGTATCGGCGGCGCCGACGGCGCTTGAGACGGAGACCAGCTCTCGCGGCCAGGTGATTGGGACGCGCGAGGTGGAGAACTTGCCGCTCAATGGCCGGTCGTATGCCGACCTTGTTCTGCTGGCTCCGGGCGTGCGTAAGTCCGCCCTTGAGAATCAGACGGCATCGAGCCGCGAGGGTTCGTTCAATGTGAACGGCCAGCGTTCTGCCTTCAACAACTTTCTTCTTGATGGTTTGGACAACAATAACTACGGCACATCGAACCAGGGCTTCGCGAACGAGAATATTCCGCCGTCGCCGGATGCGGTGAGCGAGTTTCGCGTGGAGACGAACAACTACTCGGCAGAGTATGGCCGCGCTTCGGGCGCTGTCATCAATGTGTCGACACGGCGCGGTAGCAACCAGTTTCATGGCAAGGGCTATGACTATCTTCGCAACACGGACCTGAACGCCATTGGGCCGTTTCAGCCAGCGGGTGGGGTGAAGCAGACCTTCATTCGCAATCAGTTTGGCGGAACGTTCGGCGGTCCGATCAAAAAGGACCACACTTTCTTCTTTGTGGATTACGAAGGTTTGCGGCAGATCTTCCGTAACCAGGTGACGACGGTTACGCTGCCGAATGCGGAGCAGCGCCAGGGTATCTTCCTGTTCCACTATAAAGATCCGTCGATTGCGCCGACGCCGATTGTGCTGCAGAACCCGATTACGGGAACGGTCTTTACCAATGGCAATGTTTCTGCGGAGGCGACTCCTTTTGCTAAGGCGGTGCTTGCTGCGCTGCCGGCGAACAATGCTACTTCTGTAACCGGCGGCGGCCCCGGCGCTGTTGCCTATGACACGATTGCCAACAACTACATTGCTTCTCCGCGTGGCACCATTCAGGATGACAAGGGAGATGCACGTGTCGACGAGACGTTCAATCAGAAGTGGAGCATGTTTGCCCGCTACAGCGAGCATCGCGGCACGATCTTCGATCCGCCGACGGTGCTGGGCCGCGCTGGTGGAAATGGCAACTCGAACGTTCACCTGCTCAATCGCCAGATCGCAGGTGGCACGACATGGGTGATTTCGCCTACGAAGCTGCTCGATATTCGTTTTGCCTACACCAAGAACGAGGGCGCAAAGACGCCTTATGGACAAGGCGATCCGTCGCTGCTGGCGGAAAACGGCATCACCAATGGCGTGCCGACCGATAAGAGCATTGTGCGTGATCTGAATGCGCAGTCGGTATCGGGCTTTACGCAGTTTGGTGCGCAGTCTTCGAGCCCTCAGTTCCAGAACCCGACGATCTACAACCCGAAGGGCAACTTTACCTGGGTTCGTGGACGGCACTCGATGAAGTTCGGCTATGAGTACCAGGCGGTCAATACTCAGGTCAATGACTTCAACCCGAGCTATGGACAGGACAACTATGCGGCGGGATATGCGGCTGTGCCGGTTTGCAACCCTGCAAAGCCGGTGACTCCTTGTGTAGCATCGAATCCGTCTGATCCGGCGCAAGGCAGCAATGCGACGGCGCAGCTCTCGCAGGCCGCGGACCTTGCTGACTTTCTCTTCGGCAATCAGTCTTCATATTCGCTGACGAACTACACCGTGGTGAACCTGCGGCAGCGGTTCAACTTTATGTATGTGCAGGACGACATCAAGGTTTCGCCAACGCTGACGGTCAATGCTGGTCTGCGGTATGAGATTGCGACTCCGCAGTGGGAGCGCGATAACAAGCTGGCGAACTTCGACCCGACGACGAACACGCTGATCCAGGCGAAGAATGGCAGCATCTATGACCGTGCGCTGGTACATGTTCCGATGAAGAACTGGGGACCGCGCTTCGGCTTTGCCTGGAGCGAGTCACCAAAGACGGTTGTTCGCGGCGGCTATGGCATCAGCTACACGCAGTACAACCGCGCCGGCGGCGAAAATAACCTGACCTATAACGGGCCGAACGTCGTCAACGCTTCGATCAATAATCCAACTCCGACTACCGCCGACCGTTGCGTCAACGACACGCAGGACCAGACGGCCTGCTTCCGTCAGATGCAACAGGGCTATGCGGTTGGACTGACGAGCCCCTCGAACTTCGATCCAAAGAAGGTGACGTCACGCTATATTCCGAAGAACTTTGAGACTGGTTATGTGCAGAGCTACTTCTTCGGATTCCAGCGCGAGCTGCCGTGGGGCATGGTGATGGACATCGCCTATGTCGGTAATAAGGGCACGCACCTTCAGGTGCTCGCCGACTACAACCAAGCGGCGCCCTGCCTCAATGCAGGAGGAGCAAACTGCGCGACGTATCAGTCGCGTCGCCCGGTACCGACGTTTGGCGATATCGAGATCGCGTACGGTGGCAACTCTTCAACCTATAACTCTTTGCAGGCCAAGCTTGAGAAGCGCGTCGGTGCGCTCTATCTGTTGAACTCGTTTACGTGGGGCCGTGCTTTTGACCTCGCTTCGGGACATCTGGAGACCAGCAACGGCGATAACTCTCGTGTGAACTTCGCCAATCCGCGCAACGACTACGGTCCGTCGGGCTATGACCAGCCGATCAACAATACGCTTTCGATTGTGTATGACCTGCCGTATGGACATGGCCGTAAGTTTGGAGCTAACTCGAACTTCCTGGTCAATGCGGTTCTTGGTGGGTGGCAGACTACTGTCATCAACACGTCGACCAGCGGCCTGCCGTTCAATCTGAACTACAACAGCTCTGCCAATAATCCGCTGTACACGTCGGACCTGGTGACTCTGCGCCCACAGTTGACTCTGCCGGGTGCGAAGATCAAGAACCCAGGTTCGAAGCAGACCAAGACGGCTACAGCATTGAAGGGTTATCTGGACGGAACGTATTTGGCAGTTCCATCTGTGGCACTGGGAAACACCAATGCGTATGGCAATATCTCGCGTAATAAGTTTCGCTCCTTTGCTTACTTCGATACAGACCTCGGTCTTCACAAGGCGTTCAACCTCTGGAGCGAAACCTCCAAGCTGGACTTCCGCGCCGAGGCCTTCAACGTACTCAACCAAGTGGACTACCAGGCTCCCGACAGCACAATCACCGATGGAGCTTTCGGCAGCATCACCAGCGCTTACCCTGCACGACAGCTACAGCTTGCGGCGAAGATCACCTTCTAG
- a CDS encoding 5-deoxy-glucuronate isomerase: MSKRLIGGTAGLKGRNIFISPSNSSMREMSYGRIRLDASNSRVSFTNDGQETGLVCLSGAATVTVGEERFELQAKDALYVSKGLPMTVETASEVDLVECSAVVEDEYPVQFVPYASVKANEKLHFVAGNESSKREINIMLGTNVQAGRLVVGVTSSLPGNWTSWPPHEHAAMLEEIYVFFDMPEPAFGLQLVYTDEISAAEVEVVRDGDAVLLPEGYHPNVAIPGSELNFVWMMAAHREVVDRQWGVVTVDARFA, translated from the coding sequence ATGTCGAAGCGTTTGATTGGCGGTACGGCTGGTTTGAAGGGGCGGAACATCTTCATCTCTCCGAGCAACAGCTCGATGCGGGAGATGAGCTACGGGCGGATTCGTCTGGATGCGAGCAATAGCCGCGTGAGCTTTACCAACGATGGTCAGGAGACGGGGCTGGTCTGCCTGAGCGGTGCGGCGACGGTCACGGTTGGGGAGGAGCGCTTTGAGTTGCAGGCTAAGGACGCTCTTTATGTTTCCAAGGGATTGCCGATGACGGTCGAGACTGCTTCTGAGGTTGACCTGGTGGAGTGCTCTGCGGTGGTGGAGGATGAGTACCCGGTGCAGTTTGTCCCTTATGCCAGCGTGAAGGCGAACGAGAAGCTGCATTTTGTCGCGGGCAATGAGAGCTCGAAGCGCGAGATCAACATTATGCTCGGCACCAATGTGCAGGCGGGGCGGCTGGTGGTGGGGGTGACGAGCTCGCTGCCGGGCAACTGGACGAGCTGGCCTCCGCATGAGCATGCGGCGATGCTGGAGGAGATCTATGTCTTCTTCGACATGCCGGAGCCTGCGTTCGGGCTGCAACTCGTGTACACGGACGAGATCTCTGCCGCCGAGGTGGAGGTGGTGCGCGACGGGGATGCGGTGTTGTTGCCGGAGGGATATCACCCGAATGTAGCCATTCCCGGTAGCGAGCTGAACTTTGTGTGGATGATGGCAGCGCATCGCGAGGTGGTGGATCGTCAGTGGGGCGTGGTGACGGTGGATGCTCGATTTGCCTAA
- a CDS encoding inositol oxygenase family protein: MAATTAVSTDAPLKDMDEWDDFLTGRYKEGKSEDDFRQYDEHATPGVAEFYRLNHQHQSFDYVMAKEKEYFGLNKGEKSIWEAAEFLNTLVDDSDPDTDLTQIEHLLQTSEAIRKDGHPRWFVLTGFIHDLGKVLCLWGEPQWGVVGDTFPVGCAYSDQIVFPQYFKANPDFNNPLYQTKYGIYEPNCGLSNVHMSFGHDGYIGEVMKNYMPEESLYMLRYHSFYAAHRHGAYRHLMSDHDVKMFEWVNKFNVYDLYSKGHTKPNLKELKPYYDDLFAEFFPAKIAW, translated from the coding sequence ATGGCAGCAACGACAGCAGTTTCTACCGACGCCCCGCTGAAGGACATGGATGAGTGGGATGACTTTTTAACCGGGCGCTATAAAGAAGGCAAGAGCGAAGACGATTTTCGCCAGTATGACGAGCATGCGACTCCCGGTGTCGCTGAGTTCTATCGTCTGAACCATCAGCACCAGAGCTTCGACTATGTGATGGCGAAGGAGAAGGAGTACTTCGGCCTGAACAAGGGCGAGAAGAGCATCTGGGAGGCTGCGGAGTTTCTGAATACGCTGGTCGATGATAGCGATCCCGATACGGACCTGACCCAGATTGAGCATCTGCTGCAGACGTCAGAGGCGATTCGCAAGGACGGGCATCCGCGCTGGTTTGTGCTGACCGGATTTATTCATGATCTGGGCAAGGTGCTGTGCCTGTGGGGCGAGCCGCAGTGGGGCGTGGTGGGCGATACGTTCCCGGTAGGCTGCGCTTACTCCGACCAGATTGTGTTTCCGCAGTACTTCAAGGCGAACCCGGATTTCAACAACCCTCTGTATCAGACGAAGTACGGCATCTACGAGCCGAACTGCGGGCTGAGCAACGTGCATATGTCGTTTGGGCACGACGGCTATATCGGCGAGGTGATGAAGAATTACATGCCGGAGGAGTCGCTGTACATGCTGCGGTATCACTCGTTTTACGCGGCGCACCGGCATGGCGCGTATCGCCACCTGATGAGCGACCACGACGTGAAGATGTTCGAGTGGGTGAACAAGTTCAACGTGTATGACCTGTATTCGAAGGGGCACACGAAGCCGAATCTGAAGGAGCTGAAGCCGTACTACGACGATCTGTTCGCCGAGTTTTTCCCGGCCAAGATTGCCTGGTAG
- a CDS encoding DinB family protein produces the protein MKPLLFLLLFSLPFQASAQTPTKTAPTLRSILLHQLQTTHNQEEWFVPANVAVAGLTAEQAKWTDGKGNHSVGQLATHLVFWDTRNLEKFEGKPLAKFSSNNDETFNAFDAKQWATTVRQLDEVLTAWEKAVESADEKKLEAWAPTIANISTHNAYHIGQIIYVRKEQGSWNPANGVR, from the coding sequence ATGAAGCCGCTTCTCTTTCTCCTTCTCTTCTCGTTACCGTTTCAGGCGTCCGCGCAGACCCCCACAAAGACCGCGCCCACCCTGCGAAGCATTCTTCTCCATCAGCTTCAAACCACGCATAACCAGGAAGAGTGGTTTGTCCCTGCAAACGTCGCTGTAGCTGGCTTAACGGCAGAGCAGGCCAAATGGACCGACGGCAAAGGCAATCACTCCGTCGGACAATTAGCAACCCATCTCGTCTTCTGGGACACGCGCAACCTGGAGAAGTTCGAGGGCAAGCCGCTGGCAAAGTTCAGCAGCAATAATGACGAGACCTTCAACGCCTTCGACGCAAAACAATGGGCAACCACGGTTCGGCAATTAGACGAGGTGCTCACCGCATGGGAGAAGGCCGTCGAATCCGCTGACGAGAAGAAGCTCGAAGCCTGGGCGCCGACCATCGCTAACATCAGCACGCACAACGCCTATCACATCGGTCAGATCATCTATGTCCGCAAAGAGCAAGGCTCGTGGAACCCGGCGAACGGCGTCAGATAA
- a CDS encoding LacI family DNA-binding transcriptional regulator, whose protein sequence is MAVRLKDIARDLGVSVVTVSKVLRGNADIGEETRRRVLKRMKELNYQPNMMARGLASGRTYTVGLVVPDLVHPFFAEFAKSLSGVLRTSKRALILASSEEDPEVEQQEIRTLLSRGIDVLLIASCQASLRNFYELGDVRTPYLLFDRNFPHLAAHFVGTDDVKVGEMATRHLIDIGRKRIAHIGGKNTSPSFDRLRGYRSAMAEHRLIVPESYVLVRERVEEAGDTAGFQAMQELLRLDPRPDAVFCYNDLTAIGAIEATLQAGLRVPEDIAFIGCGNLRYADYLRVPLSSIDHGTAELGRVAGEFALDLSAKPEQSPRSVLLESTLVVRESSVKGSSRR, encoded by the coding sequence ATGGCTGTAAGACTGAAAGATATTGCGCGTGATTTGGGTGTGTCGGTTGTTACCGTGTCGAAGGTGTTGCGGGGCAACGCCGATATCGGAGAAGAGACGCGGCGGCGCGTGCTGAAGCGCATGAAAGAACTGAACTATCAGCCCAACATGATGGCGCGGGGGCTGGCCAGCGGGCGCACCTATACCGTGGGGCTGGTGGTGCCGGACCTGGTGCATCCGTTCTTTGCAGAGTTTGCCAAATCGCTGAGCGGAGTTCTGCGGACGAGCAAGCGAGCCCTGATTCTGGCTTCGTCGGAGGAAGACCCTGAGGTGGAGCAGCAGGAGATTCGCACGCTGTTGAGCCGGGGGATCGATGTGCTGCTGATTGCTTCGTGCCAGGCTAGCCTGCGTAATTTTTATGAGCTGGGGGATGTGAGGACGCCTTACCTGTTGTTCGACCGGAACTTTCCTCATCTGGCGGCGCACTTTGTCGGGACGGACGATGTGAAGGTGGGCGAGATGGCTACGCGCCACCTGATCGATATTGGACGGAAGCGTATCGCGCATATTGGCGGAAAGAACACCAGCCCTTCGTTTGATCGCTTGCGGGGTTATCGGAGTGCGATGGCGGAGCATCGGCTGATTGTGCCGGAGAGTTATGTGCTGGTGCGGGAGCGGGTGGAGGAGGCTGGCGATACCGCCGGTTTTCAGGCGATGCAGGAGCTGCTGCGGCTCGATCCTCGTCCGGATGCGGTGTTCTGCTACAACGATCTGACCGCCATTGGAGCGATAGAAGCGACATTGCAGGCCGGTCTGCGCGTGCCCGAGGACATTGCATTTATCGGCTGCGGAAATCTGCGCTATGCGGATTACCTGCGCGTTCCGTTAAGCTCTATCGACCATGGGACGGCGGAGCTGGGACGGGTTGCGGGAGAGTTTGCGCTGGATCTGTCGGCCAAGCCGGAACAGTCGCCCAGGAGCGTTCTGCTGGAGTCGACGCTGGTGGTGCGGGAGTCTTCGGTGAAGGGCTCGTCCCGACGGTGA